From the Xenopus laevis strain J_2021 chromosome 7L, Xenopus_laevis_v10.1, whole genome shotgun sequence genome, the window ctaaataaaattaattaaaattcccTGCACCTCTCCCCCACCCCCAACATAGTAAAGCTTATTTTTGGtgccagtttccctttaaggtagaTTAGAATCCCTGACTTACCTGAGAGTTACATGTGATATGCCCCTAGAGAgtaatacagggatccccaacctttatgaacctgtgagcaacattcagaagtaaaaggagttggggagcaacactaacatgaaaaatgtcattggggtgccaaataagtgctgtgattggccattttgcagcccctatgtggattgtcaacctacattgaggctctgtttgtcagtagatctgttttttatacaaccaaaacttgcctccaagcctggaattcaaaaataaacacctgctttgaggccactgggagcaacatccaaggggttggagagcaacatgttgctcaggagctactggttggggatcactggagtaatatataaatataaacccaTGGTTCTTTTCTCATTATTAGACTTGTGTTCTCCCTTGTACCGATAAATAAGTGATAAGATACAGTCTGTGCCTCGCTTCTCTGATCTGTCTGTGGCTGCACCAGGCTATGCCCAGGTCTTAAGTACCAACTGCCCACTTTCTGGGCTCAGTTTGAAGGCTAATTTGGGTGAGATGAGAATGCCCATATGTTCTGCTAGATACACCTGGAAGGCCAGCTTGACCTTGAAATTTAGGATGAACATTTATTTACTATTCTGCCTTTTATGTCTTGTATTTCCGACGTCGGGCATTGACCATTAGTTAGACCATCAAGAGCAGCTTGGACTAAAAAGTCTGATAACCACTGCTATAGAGTTTCAGTGAGCTTGTTGAATAAGGCTATAGTGAATGGTCTTCAGTCATGTCTTAACCGGATTCCTTTGATTACCTGTTTAAGACCTGCTCCTTTTGTTATATTCTTACTATCATTGAATTCAAGGAAGAACGGAATGCCACCAAGCCTCCTTTTTATCAGTTCCAGGGAATGTTGAGCATGGTAAAGCTCTAGCATGAAAGAATATCTCCCAGTTTAGCATATCAGCCAAAACAATCTTGACAATCCCTCCAGGAATTAACAAATCATCTCTATGTTGTGAATGAAAACGAGATTTCAGTTTATAATTTGGATGCCACATTAGCCATAATCTGGGGCTATCTTTCTTTTGCTTTCACTTCTTCTGCCAGATccagaaatgtatttatctggAAGCAAGACAAGAAGCCAGCTAACATGTTACTATAAGCAGCTTTAGAAAAACGAATAACCAGAACAAACTGATCAGAGGTTCTCTGCTGATTTACCTGAGTTAATTAAAGATAATTATTTAATTGACAAGTAACTCTAACCAAACCTTCCAGCTACTATAAGAAAATATTTCAGAAGTACCATGTTTTTGGTCAGACCAGCTACATTCTATTTCTCATGCCACGTTTCTAGAGACCACTGGGCCCCTAAAGTAGCTCCCAAAGCCCGTGGAAGTGAAGAATTCCAAATCAGAGTGGCGTGACCATTCTAAATCATTAAAATTGCTATCAGTATCAGACTATCATCTTATGTTGGTTTATAAATATGGAGTTAACTGTGTTATGGCCAATTGCTAGGGCTACCAGTCTCCTAGGGAATACTTTACTCCTGATCCTGCCAGCAATGATgtattatcttaaaggagaaggaaaggcaaaaatgatTACCTAGCTCCTTTTAATCTACTCCCCAAGACCTACAAAAACGCTATGTTTTGAACTCACATTTCCTATTCTTATAGTGTAGAATCCATCTTCCGCTTTGGCTTGCATATTCATTCACCGAGGCGCCATCTTGGTGAAGTAGAGTAGGCTTCCGTTTCTTCATTAtgcttactgcgcatgcgcgaagaaAAAAAACCGCCGACCTTTGGAGCGCATCACTACTGATAATTCCTCGATCCTGCCGATACTATTTGGCTGGAGCAGTGGTAGGCAGGAAACAACGTTTTGTTAAAAGCGATCACAGTAACAGCGACGCTCCTCAATGGAGCGCTTTGTGTGCTAGATAATAGTAATGACTGCAGCAGGCACGCTCATCAAGGGAGCGCTATCTGTGTGTGTAACAATAATTATATATCCTGTGTATAAAACGATCAGTATATCATCAATGACAAGGCATCCTCACCTTAGCCTGCAGTATATAAATTTATGCCCCAATCACTGCACACCGCAAGCGCTTGATGCTGGCACTTAGGTGTccaaagtatatttaaaaaaaagttggcgtgTGACTCCCCACTCTCAGATGCTTCCATTCTGATTGGTTGGGGGGCGTGGCCATAAGGGTCAATGATGACACGCGCACATAGTTATTTGCATGCGCATAACTAATGATTTCTACCCAATGCACCTCAAGGCTGCCGCGGGCAGCAGGCAGGAAGAGCTGGAGAACCAAACAGCCGATTCGTGCAGGGAACCAACCAGGGCCGCACTGGTGTTGGACGGTGATAGCTCTACAACAGATACTTCTCAGTTAGGGATTTCTGGAGACTACATTAGTGGGGGCCATTATGTAATACAGCCCCATGATGGGGACACAGAAGACAGTTTAAATGACCCAGATGACACAAATGGATCTAAAGAAAGTTTTAGAGAGCAAGATATTTATCTCCCCATCGCTAATGTGGCAAGGATAATGAAAATTGCTATACGACAGACAGGAAAAATCGCAAAAGACGCCAAGGAGTGTGTACAGGAATGCGTAAGCGAATTTATTAGCTTTATAACATCTGAAGCGAGTGAGCGATGCCACCAGGAGAAGCGAAAGACCATCAATGGAGAAGATATTCTATTTGCAATGTCGACACTAGGCTTTGATAGTTATGTAGAGCCATTAAAGTTGTATCTTCAGAAATTCAGAGAGGCAATGAAAGGGGAAAAAGGCATTGGTGGTACAGTTACAACAGGAGATGGTCTGGGCGAAGACCTTGCAGAAGAACCTTTCACTAGCCAAATACCAGCAGGTTTAATAACCACAGATGGACAGCAACAGAATGTTATGGTTTATACCACATCATATCAGCAGATATCTGGTGTTCAGCAAATCCAGTTCTCCTGATTTTGAAGGAAAAATCCCAATGTGCAAACATGAGTCAGGAAGAAAGCTATAGCAATTTGAGTACAATGGAGTACAATGGTGTGTGAGGTCgtccatttccccccccccccttcccccttttttatttaaatttttgttttttgtatattgcGTTGCTGTAATGTAGCTTTCTCAGGCATGTCATATGGGGAATAAAAcccactgttatatatatatatatatatatatatatatatatatatatatatatatatatatatatatatatatttttttttttatttttcgttAGTTTTAAGAATTGgattttaaatgcattatttcagtaacttttttttttttttttgtacaagagTTCTGACTCCTGTATACATTGTAAATTAATGATTTATTACTGTCTGAGATTTGTAGACAGTTTCTTATTTTCATATTGAATTGTGTAACTTCTTTTGTAAATGGAATAAAGAAAAATGCTTCATTTGCGatgtttacattttgataaaaagagTGACGTCCCCCGAGTCCCACACTGCAGTGCTGAGAGATCGTAGCTGCTTCAACATGAGACCACAGAGAAACCAAGACCACAAGAAACAGTCAGTGATTTCTATCTACACCAGACTTTCTTTAGCAGGCTAtttcttttttgcctttccttctcccttaaaggTTTCAACCGATTTCaatgcagtccgaccaatccatcaaattatcgtgctgttgtgggatttgaacgatcacaatttttcgcccgacatctgtcagaaaattgatttaaaaatcgttatcggtcccagtgcaatctctctatgtttgcagggccaagcaggcagctcctcttcagttttcctggcaatatcgcctgaaatggtctttttagttgttggacacatcgtacatttaaacgttTCGAGATAATAGTGGATAGTGTCGAAATCTTTCAGTTTGGTCAGTTTAGCTCAAGGTTGATGGAATTCCATGGCTTCACTGTCAATGTTGACACTAGAATTTAATTttgttgtatgaaattaaaatgtttgccTTTGTGGCTACCATTTGTCCAATCTAGATAAAGGTATTTGGGGACTTTCCACTTTGTGTTGAGTTGTAGCAGCCTTGGAATTGGAATTGCCAAGTAATTGTATAATCAGTTCCAGTCTTGGTTCTATCAGTAAAGGAGGAAACCGTTTAGTATTAACAGAATAGTATCTGTCAACCTGAAGACTCAGCAGCTTGAAACactgggtgtatatatatatatatatatatatatatatatatgtaatattcatTGTACATAGCTCTCTGCTGATAGTATCAGTATAGTCAAACCAGTACGAAATAATACGCCGATAGAGTAAGAGCGATACACCTGTTTATTTCATCTATGCATACTGCCTTCTGCTGTTGCAGAACTGCTCTGATCTTGCTCTATGTCCTTCCCTTCCATTGGTATGAGCAGCAAACAGAAGCCTGTACTGGAGTAATACTGAGGAGATAACTGCAAATTAGACACCCATTAAACAGGAGGATATCACTCTTCCAAACATTGTTAACCTTATCCAAACATGAGaagtgcctaaaggtggccatagatgcaaagatccgctcgtttggcgacaatcCTCCACCATCCTGCAAAACTCCTCTTCTGCACCGCTCTGTGCTGCTCAttttttaatggtgcttttaaCTTATTCTGCCTTATTTGATTATGTGTGGCCCTTGCCTGCCTTCCCTGCACAAACACAATGATCTGTGCCAGGACTTCTTGCAAGATTAACCTTTTAACCCCCAGAGCTGGAGTAGATCCTTATGTCTCTTACCCAATAACCCAAAGTAAgaatgaaaagattaactctctaTAGGGCCAATtaaccctatagggccctacacttAGTTCAGGAAAAGTCAAACAGGCAGTAAAGGGACATgcatatgtagcgctatagtaaactgagtgcCACAATTTCAACTATGAGCttacggtgtggaggcagggtgtcgTGGAACTGTAATAAAGtgctatgcacaataattgggcgccagtggttctttatgcttaaccagagaacTTGGTTTATTTACAGTCCACAATCCACAATAGGAACATAGAGCACAGTCCACATAGGAACATAGGGCACAGaggatagcatatactcacaagcaccaatgATCAGTTTAgaccctgcaggcaagggaacatgtACAACAACAGTGAAGCAGCAATTGAAGGTACAATTctaagtccctacttctgggcaattattacccgggatcttaatccctctgattctcctcgtcggagccttagactgctcaactaaataacctgtcactcctagagtgacctattacagaGTATAG encodes:
- the LOC121395518 gene encoding nuclear transcription factor Y subunit beta, translating into MHLKAAAGSRQEELENQTADSCREPTRAALVLDGDSSTTDTSQLGISGDYISGGHYVIQPHDGDTEDSLNDPDDTNGSKESFREQDIYLPIANVARIMKIAIRQTGKIAKDAKECVQECVSEFISFITSEASERCHQEKRKTINGEDILFAMSTLGFDSYVEPLKLYLQKFREAMKGEKGIGGTVTTGDGLGEDLAEEPFTSQIPAGLITTDGQQQNVMVYTTSYQQISGVQQIQFS